CAGCGCCAGACCGGGGAACGCGGCCGCGGCCACGATGACCCCGGCGAGCACGCCGCACAGCAGCATGGCGGAGATGTCGATAAGAATCCTGCGAATGCGTACACGCATGCGGCCACCGCCTCGGATCACGTGCTGGGCTCAAGGGTCGCACACGCGCACGACAATTCCTTGCGCCGCGAAACAACGTGGTGACCACCCTGCAACGTCGGCGTGGCGAGATCTTCAGTTGATCTGCCCGGCGCTGTCAAGTACCCGTCCGGAGTGGATCCCCGGTGGGCGGATCGGGCCAGGTAGCAGCCGTTTGACGAGCTGGTCGGCGGCGATCGCCACGGCCAGGCCCGCCGCGGCGTCCGCCGTGTAGTGGTAGCGGGTGTAGACCACCGAGACGGTGAGCCCGACCGTGGGCAGCAGCAGCCACCGGAAGGCGGCACGTCTCTGGATGCGGCGCACCGCCAGGCAGACCGCCCAGGCCCCGGCGACGTGCGCGGACGGGAAGCAGGTGCCCACCGGGTCGGCGTGCGCCATGAGGAACTCCTGCGCGGGCGCGAGGACATACCCCTGGAGCGCGGGCGGATCCAGCTGCTCGGCGAGCGAGTGGACCGGGCCGCGGACCGGCAGCAGTGCGAATCCGAGGTAGCAGGTGTACACGGCCGCGCCGACCGTGGTGACCAGCCGCGCCAGGTCGTCCAGCCGGCGGCGCACCAGCAGCAGCACCGGCGGCACCACGATGTACAGGTAGTAGCTGACGTAGCAGACGTAGAACAGCTCGGTGAGCGGCCGCGACGCGAACGTGCCGAGCCAGTCGGCGGGGTGGGCGCCCCACAGCGCGGTCTCGAACCGGTTCATCGCGTCGTCCAGATAGCGCCCGTGCAGGGACAGGACCGTGCCGCCGGTCATCGTGTACAGCAGCGGCGCGAGCACGAGCGGATACGTCAGCCGCAGGGCTGTCAGCACCCGGTCGTGCGGTCGGCGGTGATACGCGGCGAGCAGCCCCGCGACCGCCGCCGCCGTGGCCGCGTACGCGACCAGATACAGCCCCCAGCCGGCCACCACGTCATGACCGGCCGTGACCACCAGCGCCGCAGCGGCGAGGTAGCCGAACATGATGACGTCGAGCGCCCGCAGGGCCGCCCCCGGAGCGACCGACCCGCCCGTGGCCTTTCGATCCCGGGGCCGCCCCGCGGGCCGGTCCGCGTCGGGAATGACGTGCACCTGACGAACAGTACCCGCTAACCGACGCGCCAAACGACGCAATATGTGGCACCGAACGGGACGGCGAGGGCGATTCCGCCCAAGTTGTCGGCGCCGCCGCTAGGCAGATCGCCGTCTCGTGTCCAAAGCGGGGTCCGGCCGCAGGTTTGGACACGAGACGGCGATCTTGCCGCCGTTACTGGAACCGGGTGCCCGCGAGGGGGCTGACGGTGCCGTCGTAGATCACGGACGGCGTTTCCGCGGTGAGGGCCGACGGGGCCGCCAGTGCGCCGGCGGGGGCGATCGGCAGCTTCA
The Catellatospora sp. IY07-71 DNA segment above includes these coding regions:
- a CDS encoding phosphatase PAP2 family protein gives rise to the protein MHVIPDADRPAGRPRDRKATGGSVAPGAALRALDVIMFGYLAAAALVVTAGHDVVAGWGLYLVAYAATAAAVAGLLAAYHRRPHDRVLTALRLTYPLVLAPLLYTMTGGTVLSLHGRYLDDAMNRFETALWGAHPADWLGTFASRPLTELFYVCYVSYYLYIVVPPVLLLVRRRLDDLARLVTTVGAAVYTCYLGFALLPVRGPVHSLAEQLDPPALQGYVLAPAQEFLMAHADPVGTCFPSAHVAGAWAVCLAVRRIQRRAAFRWLLLPTVGLTVSVVYTRYHYTADAAAGLAVAIAADQLVKRLLPGPIRPPGIHSGRVLDSAGQIN